In Asticcacaulis sp. SL142, the sequence TGATGGAGCTTCTGATCTGCATCGATGCGCTTACCCGCGCCTCGGCCAAGCGGATCACGGCGGTCATTCCTTACTTTGGTTACGCCCGTCAGGATCGCAAAGTCGGCGGCCGCACCCCGATTTCAGCCAAGTTGGTCGCAAACCTGATCACCCGCGCCGGAGCCCACCGGGTTTTGACAATGGACCTACACGCCGGTCAGATTCAGGGCTTTTTCGACATCCCGACCGATAACCTTGTGGCCATCCCGTTCATGGCCCGCGACATCAAGGATCAATACAGCAACGCGGCTGACATTATGATTGTCTCGCCTGACGTTGGCGGCGTGGTGCGCGCCCGCGCTCTGGCTGACCGTCTGGGCGGTGATCTGGCCATCGTTGATAAGCGCCGTCCGCGCGCCGGTGAATCCGAAGTCATGAACATCATCGGTGAAGTCGAAGGCCGCGACTGTATCCTGTTCGACGATATCGTTGACTCCGGCGGCACGCTGGTAAACGCCGCCAAAGCTCTGGTCGAACAAGGCGCCAAATCGGTGTCAGCCTATATCAGCCACGGTGTCCTATCGGGCGAAGCGCTCAACCGCGTCGATAAATCGGTCCTCAAAGAACTGGTGATAACCGACTCTATCGAAGTCCCCGAAGTTATCCGCAATCACCCGAAAATCCGCATCGTCGGCGTGGCCCCGCTGATCGGCGAAGCCATCCGCCGCATAGCCAACGAAGAATCTGTCTCGAAACTGTTCGACTGATTTTCAACGGTTCGGATAGTTCCGAAATCACAATTCTCCCCCGCCTTGCAATGGGCCATAATTTCGGCGCTTTTTTTGCCTGATGTAATAAATCGGCAAGGAAATAGGCTATACAGTCGCGGAAAATTGCGCACAGTGAACGCCCAGACAGGCGACCTGCAGTCATAGCGGCATGTGCGCATACCCACCGCGCCTGAGAGTATTTAAGGGGAGTTGTTATGAAGACGGTTGTTTATAAAGGCGTATTGGTATCGATGTTCGCTCTGGCTCTGGCCAGTTGCGCCACGGAAGCCCCGCCACCACCTCCGCCCCCGCCGCCAGCTCCGGCCGGTCCGCCGGTTGCTTTGTCTCCGGTCGTGTCGGACGCCGCCTCCGTCTATTTAGAATATGTGAAAACCGCGCGCGAAATGACCCCTGATTTCGCCACTGCCGACGTTATTCAGACCAAGCTTCAGCAAGGTGCCGCCTATGAGCCCAAGCAATTGGCTCGCGGGGCGGTTGCCTATGCCGCCATCGTGGCCATGCAGGAACCCAGTTTCCGCTCGGAGCTGCGCGCCTATGCCGCCAATCCTGAAAGCCGCGCGCAACTGATAAACAATATAATGTCAAACCCGGCGGCAGCGGCCAATATTCCGGGCGCCAATATCGCGGCCCGCCGGGTGATCCTGGCTCTGTCCAGCCACGGCGAAAGCGTCTATAAGGCCGGTGCGCGCGTCAAGCAGGCGGCCTATGACATCCAGAAACAGCAATGGTCGCGCGAGTTCATCAAGACCCGTGACGTGCGCCTGTCACAAGCCAAGATCAATTCCACAACCGCCCATCCGGTCGCTGCCGATCAATCGAACCAACTTCTGGTCGCGGCACTGACCGGTCAAGGCATGGTAACCCAAGCCACGTCGGCGGCCTATTCCACCGATCAGGCCGCTACTATTGCCGCGACCTCAACGGGACAGCAAGACCCGATCGTCGCGCAAAAACTGACGACATCCGATCTTCAACCGGGCGTCACCCTGCCCGCGAACATGTTTGACGCCCCCTATACGGCCACCGTCAACCGCGGACTGGCAATCGCCGCTCTGGCTATTCTGGGCGAAGGCGCCGGTGCCAATGAGGCCAATATCTCCATGCTGCTCGATGAACGTGATGGCCCGACCTGCCTGAACATGGCCAAGCTCAACCTTTATCAGTGCCTCGCCGTTGCCAAGCCACACTTTGAAGATGTCTTCTGCATTGGTCAGCACATCCTTATGGATACCGGCCAATGCATCGGTCAGGTGTCGTCCAATGCGCTTGATCTGGCGCCAAAGCGCACTGTTGAGTTCAATGCTGATGGCACTGAAAAGCTGAAATACGTCAACGCCAAGCCCTATATAAAGCCGGCTCCGGCCAAGAAGGCTCCGGCTAAAAAGACAGCCACGAAAAAGAAGACGTCCTGATCGATTCTTATCCGTCGAATTCAATTCGGGCCTGAAGTGCATTTGATGTTTTTCAGGCCCTTTTGCTATATACGTGCCTTAAAAAGCCGTCATATGACGCCGAAAATTGCATTTTTTGCCCGGCTTGACGGTTGCGTATTCAGGACAATGCGTGTATCAACCGGCCTCTTTGGAATTTCGGGTATTCACCCACGCCGCAGGCTTACGCTGTGTACGGCGCATTTTGTTTGAGGAAGTGGCTTATGGCCGAGATCGTTTTAGACGTTGAAGTTCGTGAGCGCACCGGCACCGGTGGCGCCCGTGCTGCCCGCAATGCCGGTAAGCTGCCTGGCGTTCTTTATGGTGGTGACAAGGCCCCTGTGCCGATCGCCGTCAGCCTGAATGAGTTCCGTAAGGCGCTTTATACCGGCAAGCTGGCGGGTCACCTTGTCACGCTTAAGCATGGCACTGAGACCCAAAAAGTTATCGCCAAGGCGATCGACTTCCATCCGGTCACCGACGTTCCGGTACACTTCGACCTTTACCGCGTCGATGAGCACCAAAAGATCAAGATCAACGTCGTGGCTCACTTTATCAACCACGAACTGTCGCCCGGCCTGAAAAAGGGCGGTACGCTCAACGTCGTGCGTCACGAAGTTGAACTGTGGGCCCCGGCTGACCACATCCCAGAAGATCTGGTTTTCGACCTGACCGGCCTTGAAATCGGCGACACTGTCCGCGTTTCGGCTGTGAAGCTGCCCGAAGGTGTTTCCCCGACCGTTGACCGCGATTTCGTGATCGCGACGGTTGCTGCAACTGGCGGCATGGGTGCAGACGAAGCGACCACCGAAGCTTAAAGTTTTCCGACTTTAGCATTGAAATTGATTGAGGCCTTGTTCTAGCTTAAGAACAAGGCCTTATTCTTTGGGAGATGTACGTGTTCCTGCTGGTCGGCCTCGGCAATCCGGGCGATAAATACGAAAAAAACCGCCATAATATCGGCTTCATGTTTATCGACGCCTTGGTCGATAACGGCGGGTTTGGCCTTGCGAAAAAGCGCTTTCAATCGCTGTCCAGCGAAGGGCAGGTTGAGACCGCAGCCGGTCTCAAAAAAGTCCTGTGCCTTAAGCCGCAGACCTATATGAACCTGTCCGGCAATGCCGTGCTGGAAGCCGCCTCGTTTTATAAGATCAAGCCTGAGCATATTATCGTGTTTCACGATGAATTGGATCTGGCACCCGGACGGTTCCGCATGAAACTGGGCGGCGGCCATGCCGGTCACAATGGCCTGCGCTCGATCATGGGACATCTGGGACCCAATTTTGTGCGCGCCCGCATGGGTATCGGCCATCCCGGCGACAAGTCTATGGTTCATAACTGGGTGCTGTCCGATTTCGGCAAATCGGATATGGCGTGGGTTGATGATCTCAACCGCGCCTGCGTCAAGTCCCTGCCGCTATTACTTGGCGACGCCCACGGCAAGCCCGATAATGACCGCTACCAGAATGAAGTCATGCGACTGGCGCCTGCGCCTAAGTTCAGCCCGCGTCAGGTCGGCGCGGCCGGGGTGGAATAAACGCCCATGAAGATTGTCCTGGCCACTCACGGAAGCTTGGGCGATCTTCACCCGTTTATGGCGCTTGGGCTGGCGCTGAAAGCGCAGGGCGCGGAGGTCGTGCTGGCCTCACATCCCGACTACCAGCAAAAAGTCGAAGCGGCAGGCCTTACCTTTTTCGATTATGGTGCCAGTCGCGAAACCTATACCCGCGACCTGCGCATGGCCCCCGAAGCCATCATCCACCGCCTGACCCGCGACCACGGCTTTATGATCAAACGCCTGATTGCGCCCTACCTTGAAGCGTCAGTGGACGCCCTAAAACCGCTCGTGGCCGACGCCGATGCGGTGGTTGGTTCCTCCTTTGCTTATGGCGCACATATACCGGCGCAACTGGCGCGCAAACCGTTTACGGTCATCGCCTTGCAGCCTACGGTTATGATGTCAGTTTATGACCCGCCTAAGGTCAAAAAAGCTCCGTTCATCTTCAATCCCACCCAAGCCTGGCAACGCCATTACAACCGCCTGATCATTCGTGCGGGCGAAGCCTTTATGGCCTCCACGCAATCCAGCATCCAGCGCATCTATAAAAAATTCGGTCTGGAACCCCACATAAGTCTGGGCGGCATATTATCGGATCACCAGACTCTGGCGCTTTATGATCCTCTGTTTGGACAGATCGAGCCTGATTTTCCGCCCAATACCCAAATCTGCGGGTTTCCATTTTACGACAGCGAAGATGGCCATGAGCCGCAATTGTCGCCTGAATTAACACGTTTTTTAAGCAGCGGCCCTGCCCCGCTCGTCTTTGGCTTGGGCAGCGCGGTCGTCACGGGCGGCGGAGCGTTTTACCGAACCGCCATAGAGGTCACGCGCCACCTTAATGCCCGCGCCGTGCTGCTGGTCGGTGCGGACAGCCCGCTCCTTGCCGAAGATCACGGCCCGGACATACTGGCCATATCTTACGCACCGCACTCCCTGCTGTTCCCGCGCTGCCGCGCCATTATCCACCACGGTGGCATAGGCTCCACCGCTCAGGCCCTGCGTTCTGGCCGGGCGCAACTGGTGGTGCCCGTGTTTGCCGATCAGTTCGACAATGCCCGCCGCGTCACGCGTCTGGGCGCAGGCAAACACCTCGATTACGATCAGTGGACGATGCATAAGGCTCTCACAGCCCTCACGCCCGTACTGGATGACCCCGACATCACCATCCATGCCCAGGAAGTAAGGCTATCCTTATCCCGCCACGATGGTGCTGCCACGGCAGCCGCCCTCATCCTAACGCCTACCCATTGAAATACTTGTTCGCTTTAAACCAGACATTTCCGTCACGATCATAAAGGCTGTTGAACCGCCGCAGCAGCCCCATGCCCATGACCGCATCGGCCCCTGCCATATCCAGGTCATCGCTAAGTGACGGGTCCGAAAAGGTCACCGGACAGGGATCAATCCGGTATGATCCCAGATCAAAACCACTTACGCCTGTAAAGCGGGTCTTCACAAAATGCTGCGGGTCGCTATAGGCCAGACGATCCTCGGCCTTGGGAAAGGCATCCCAAAGATTACGCGCCCGTACCGTTTGCGACGGCAACCATAGGCCATAGGCCGTGCCGGTCTGCATCAGGCATTGTGTATCCTTGCCCATCAGCTTTGCCGCCACAATCAACCGCCCGTCAGACGCCTTTGTCACGGCCAGACGCTCAAAACCGCCCGTATCGACATCACCGCTCTTAAAGAAGACCAGACTGTTAGTGGCGAAATCCAGCAAGGACGGGTAAAGCCTCAGAAAATCCAGCCCCAGCACAGCTCCATTCTTGGGGTTATGGGCCACCTTAAAGCGCAGCGCCTCCAGTGACATGCCGTGAATGGAAAGCGGAGCCCCCTGATAATAGCCACCCGTCGCCGACAGACCAAGCCGCGCCGCCAATGCCTCACCGATTGAACTCTCAGCACCAGTATCCAGTCTGGCGATTGCCGGCAGCCCGCCCTTACCCGTCAGCCGAAACAATATCTGGCGGCTGCTGGTGTAGTCAAAACCCAGCACGGGTTTATCTGCTGATGATTCAGGCCGAACCTCAGAAGCCCCGGCCAAACGCGTCGGCGGCGCCATAGCCATCAGATTCTGATTACGCTTGATATAAACCGCCTTCTGCGGCGTGAACGCCACCGTGAAGGCTCTAAGGAATGGCGCACCCACAAGGCCGTGAAAGTGGTCTTTGGATTGAATAGTGTCCTTTTCAGCGGGATCGACCAAGGCGGCGGCCACGTCCGGCACCCAGATCCCACCAATCTGCACATCCTTGATACTGACCAGCCGCCCCTTGAGTTTGCGGCCATTGGCGCCGGTCATCTCAGCCTCACGATAAACCGGATACTTATCCCACAGCTTATGCCGCCTGACGACATCGCCAAACACCATTATAGGGCCCGTCGCCCCCGTATCCAGCGCAAGATTCAGCGCCGCGTCCGGCAGTTTGATCTGCACATAGACCTTTTCTACGCCCCCCTGATATTCGGACCTGTAGATGCCGTTCAGTTTTCCGAACCCCGTCAGGTCCATAGGCGCGCCGACATAGTAGCGAATTTCTCTGGCTTCATAGTCAAGCTGGCAAGGTAACTGGGTCAGTATATTGGCCGACAGCAGGCCGTCATATTCGCGCTCTGTGAAGGCATCCGATCCGGCAAACCGCCAGTTTTCCACACGCAACGTCCCCCCAAGGACAATTTCCCCCGCCGCATAGGCCTTGTGGATATCCGTTCCCTTGATGCTGCCCGTTGCCGCCTTGCCATCCACACGCAGGCCCAACTGCCGCGCCAGATCCTCACGGATCATGCTGACCGATGCCCCCGTATCGAGCATGAACGTAAAGGGCCCCTGACTATTGATCTTGAGTTGCACCAAAGGCAGCCCGCCTTTGGATAGGGTAATGGGTACCCGAACTACCTGCCCGTCTGCGGCATGGACACCGCCCGCAACACCCACACCCGCAGTCGCCGTGGCGCCCGCCATAAACTGACGTTTCGTGATCATAATTCCCCCTGCCGATCATTTTCGATCCTTTACCACTGGCTACCACACCCTTTTTGCGGCGTCACATGGATTTTGCAACTTCGCGCCCCATAAGATGCGGGCACTTTAAATCTGGCCTTAGCCGTGGTTCCATGATAGCGGAACGGCCAATTTACAGTTTCCCATAGTCACGGATTCCCATGGCCCTCAAAGTCGCTATCGTCGGTTTGCCCAATGTCGGCAAATCCACCCTGTTCAACGCCCTGACCCAGACCGCCTCGGCGCAGGCCGCCAACTATCCGTTCTGCACCATTGAGCCCAATACCGGCGATGTCGCCGTGCCTGAACCGCGTCTTGAGGTGCTGGCCAAGATCATGGGCTCCAAGGAAATCATTCCGGCGCGCATCAATTTTGTCGATATCGCTGGCCTCGTGCGCGGTGCCTCAAAAGGCGAAGGCCTCGGCAACCAGTTCCTGGCCAATATCCGCGACTGTGACGCGATTGCCTTCGTGGCGCGCTGCTTTGTTGATACCGACATCACCCATGTCGAAGGCCGCATTGATCCGATCAGCGATCTGGAAATTATCGAAACCGAACTGATGCTGGCTGATCTGGAAAGCCTGGAAAAGCGCCTGCCGAACCTTGAGAAACGCGCCAAAACCGGCGGTGATAAGGACGCGGCCATCACGGTGGGCCTGATTA encodes:
- a CDS encoding ribose-phosphate pyrophosphokinase produces the protein MKLLSANSNRSLAQNIGTYLDMPLTKARVQRFADNEIFVTIDENVRGEDVFVIQSTSFPANDNLMELLICIDALTRASAKRITAVIPYFGYARQDRKVGGRTPISAKLVANLITRAGAHRVLTMDLHAGQIQGFFDIPTDNLVAIPFMARDIKDQYSNAADIMIVSPDVGGVVRARALADRLGGDLAIVDKRRPRAGESEVMNIIGEVEGRDCILFDDIVDSGGTLVNAAKALVEQGAKSVSAYISHGVLSGEALNRVDKSVLKELVITDSIEVPEVIRNHPKIRIVGVAPLIGEAIRRIANEESVSKLFD
- a CDS encoding 50S ribosomal protein L25/general stress protein Ctc; translation: MAEIVLDVEVRERTGTGGARAARNAGKLPGVLYGGDKAPVPIAVSLNEFRKALYTGKLAGHLVTLKHGTETQKVIAKAIDFHPVTDVPVHFDLYRVDEHQKIKINVVAHFINHELSPGLKKGGTLNVVRHEVELWAPADHIPEDLVFDLTGLEIGDTVRVSAVKLPEGVSPTVDRDFVIATVAATGGMGADEATTEA
- the pth gene encoding aminoacyl-tRNA hydrolase; translation: MFLLVGLGNPGDKYEKNRHNIGFMFIDALVDNGGFGLAKKRFQSLSSEGQVETAAGLKKVLCLKPQTYMNLSGNAVLEAASFYKIKPEHIIVFHDELDLAPGRFRMKLGGGHAGHNGLRSIMGHLGPNFVRARMGIGHPGDKSMVHNWVLSDFGKSDMAWVDDLNRACVKSLPLLLGDAHGKPDNDRYQNEVMRLAPAPKFSPRQVGAAGVE
- a CDS encoding glycosyltransferase; this encodes MKIVLATHGSLGDLHPFMALGLALKAQGAEVVLASHPDYQQKVEAAGLTFFDYGASRETYTRDLRMAPEAIIHRLTRDHGFMIKRLIAPYLEASVDALKPLVADADAVVGSSFAYGAHIPAQLARKPFTVIALQPTVMMSVYDPPKVKKAPFIFNPTQAWQRHYNRLIIRAGEAFMASTQSSIQRIYKKFGLEPHISLGGILSDHQTLALYDPLFGQIEPDFPPNTQICGFPFYDSEDGHEPQLSPELTRFLSSGPAPLVFGLGSAVVTGGGAFYRTAIEVTRHLNARAVLLVGADSPLLAEDHGPDILAISYAPHSLLFPRCRAIIHHGGIGSTAQALRSGRAQLVVPVFADQFDNARRVTRLGAGKHLDYDQWTMHKALTALTPVLDDPDITIHAQEVRLSLSRHDGAATAAALILTPTH
- a CDS encoding aspartyl protease family protein; translated protein: MITKRQFMAGATATAGVGVAGGVHAADGQVVRVPITLSKGGLPLVQLKINSQGPFTFMLDTGASVSMIREDLARQLGLRVDGKAATGSIKGTDIHKAYAAGEIVLGGTLRVENWRFAGSDAFTEREYDGLLSANILTQLPCQLDYEAREIRYYVGAPMDLTGFGKLNGIYRSEYQGGVEKVYVQIKLPDAALNLALDTGATGPIMVFGDVVRRHKLWDKYPVYREAEMTGANGRKLKGRLVSIKDVQIGGIWVPDVAAALVDPAEKDTIQSKDHFHGLVGAPFLRAFTVAFTPQKAVYIKRNQNLMAMAPPTRLAGASEVRPESSADKPVLGFDYTSSRQILFRLTGKGGLPAIARLDTGAESSIGEALAARLGLSATGGYYQGAPLSIHGMSLEALRFKVAHNPKNGAVLGLDFLRLYPSLLDFATNSLVFFKSGDVDTGGFERLAVTKASDGRLIVAAKLMGKDTQCLMQTGTAYGLWLPSQTVRARNLWDAFPKAEDRLAYSDPQHFVKTRFTGVSGFDLGSYRIDPCPVTFSDPSLSDDLDMAGADAVMGMGLLRRFNSLYDRDGNVWFKANKYFNG